GGGGAGCGTGAAGGAGCGCAGTGCAAGAAACTCATCCCATGGACGCCGCGTGGAAAAGGCGGAAGGAGCGGTGGCGCGTGAGATGGAAGGGATTGAATTGTAACCGGAGGAAAGGGGCGAGAGATTAATAGACGACATTGGGTGGAAGTTggaaaccctaaccctaaacggAAGGCGAAGAAGAAGTTGGTGTTGTGTTGAGGAGGAAGGTTTTTGAAGAAAAGGTGCTTCGTGTCGTTTCAGtgtaataaaagttattttgtgattgtgaCGAAGCTCTGTTAAGTACTTATCAACTATTCAGTGCGAAGCGAAAGACGTCGGTTACGGGATTTTGCCATCTATAAAGGCGCCAAAAAACCAAAACAGTTGACTTTCGTTTGACTATTGTTTCCGCTCTCTAATAAAAACCTTTTCATGCCTTTTCTATTAAGAAATTGATGACtacctaaaaaaaaatatggtatttataaataaaaggcTAACTTTATGTAAAAAATGCTTCCATCTATAAAGTCGGGACATGAAAAGATGTTGACTAGTGAAGCGTTATGCTTCAATTATCTAACGACAATGACTAAAGTTCAGAggagaaaaattaattctatATGTAAAAGGGTGACAAGAAAGCTCCAGAAAATACTGTACATGATCTCTTCTTCACCACTTTAATGAAATTATCACCAACCATGATGTTTCTCAATCCTCACATATCATGGAAGAACTTGTAGTTCTTGATATCTTCCACTATGAATCTGACTGCACCAATGCAACCCAAGACAGCAACTAATGAAAACCAGGtagctattaaaatatttaatggtcGCAGGAAAGGGCCAAGTTTGGAATTATTGGGCGTTTTTCCAGCCTTGAGGTATGCTAAAGCAGGGAACACAAAGTCCAATGGAGTAAACCCAATTGCCCCACAGATGGACACAAAATCTCCAAAGAAGGGCATTGCGGCAGCAATAAGAGTAACAAGAACCATGTATATGGAAGTAAATATAAGTCGTGTCAGGCGATTTCTGAAGGGAAAATAGCTACTACTTTTGTTAGACTTGAACCCTGTTCCTTCCTCAAAATAGGCATATGTTGGCCTGCAGTATATCTGACAAATGATGCAAGCAAAGAACTCCATTAGCAGAGGAACTTGAACCATGATATAAGTTTCGTATTCggaataacaaaaaattattaggtCATTCCTTCtggtaaattaaaaaagaacacTAGTGAGATAAAGATTGATTGACCTTGGACATGTTACCAGAAGATGTTTCAAACAAGTACTTTTATATTGAAGTGCAAGAGAGGTACCTGAAAGCATCCACATATTTGAATTGCTGCAAACAAATTTGCCATAACAACAGTCCATTTTGGAATAGACAGTGAAGCTAAAATATAAGGTTGGACTTCTGATCCAAATGCCCAGTATCCAGAAAAGGCCAATTGCCAGTAAGTCAATACAATGACAGTATATGCTGCTGATATGCTTTTGTACATATTCCTCTTAGCAGGTTCTCTCACCGTATTCTGGAAAAGGAATGCACTGTCACAAAAGGCCTAGTGACTATTTACAACATCAAGGTTTTTTGCAGTCAATGATCACAATTGTTGTTGGCCACATTTATCCATAATTTTCAGCAACAACATCAGGGATCATGGTCATACCACGACCGCAAACTAAAACCTTGTTTACAATATCAAGGCAAAAGAACATGTATATTAATGTAAGAGACTTAGAACTAAAAGGTACCTGTATTTCTGGAAGCATTGCATCACCAAATGAAAAGGCAATGGTCCCAAGCGCATTGAAGGCTTTGAAGAACTTAGAAGCAGAGCTACCGTGCAAACTATAACTTACTGAAGTCCTATCAATCTTCTTCCCTAAGACATATTGGAAATCAAATATTCAGACAGTTTATGTCCGTGAAATAAAGAGGAGGAATCAATCAGGTGTTGTGGCTTTGAcagacaagaagaaaaagatccaTTACCAGCTTACCATTGTAAATGGTAACACCAATGGTTGTACCAGCAAAGCCTATTGTGCTGAAAGTACAGAGTGCATTTACCCATCTCAGTGAGTGAATATCCGGGAGCTGGGAGAGAAGTAGTTCAAAGattccaaagaaaataataaaatgctgCAGGGTCAATGTTCCATTATCATGATAGTGCTTGTAAACTGCCTGTATAAAAAGAACATATCCACATCCCCCAAAATGGATTTTATTGTCCATAAgaagatttatataaaaagacttGAAGTTAATTAAACTCTGGGTAGATGCATAACCTTAAGGCTGCTGCCAGCTGCAATTTGAATGGCAATGTTATTACCCAGAGAAGCTACCTGCTGAAAAATGGCAATAGACCAGTACCCCCACAATCCTTCAGGAATCAATAAACAAGAAATTAGACTATTGAATTTGACAGTCATAGCCATTAATGCCACAAGCAGAGAAATTAAATAACATGTACATATTATAGGACTAACATAAGGATAAGGTGGTAAAGGAAACTATTTGCAGTAAAACCAACCGAAAATACTATGTGCCAGATGTCTGTAGGTAAAGTGCTTCTCCCCGTTCCATTTCCACAGAGAAGCGATCAAAAAGCTAGAGTACCAGGTAGCTAGTGTTGCACTCACCAGACTACTCACACCTGAAACCATTCATAGAGAGAAACACCAACATAAAACCAGTTAACTAATTATCCAACGTAAGTCGAACAAAACATACGaaagtgaataaaatatataaaacttgaTCAGGATCCTGGTGGAGACAATTCGACACCACTGcagaatttaaaataagttgcCGGATTATGAAATTTCCGTTAAGAACAATTGAggaatgaataaataaataagaaattaccAAGAGGCCAACCGAGAGAAGCAATAGCGAAGGGCAAAGGGGCATAAGCAGCAGGGGTGGCAATGGTGGTGGCAACATGGAACGCTGCTTGCTTCCATGTTCCTTTACCTCTCACTGCTTCTTCTGAATCACTTTTCTCTGTCTCCAAGTCTCGCGTTGACCCCATTCTGAATTACTTTGTTTCTGCCTTTTCCCACTCTGTACGCagatattttagtttatgttaTCTTGCTGTTCTCATTCATGTTGTAGTTGGAGTTTACACTATTCTTCTCCACATTTGTTGACATTTTTCCTTGCCCGTAGCCGAAATCATGGACACACAGAAAGCGACATAATTCTACTACAACCTTAGTGGAAGTTAAAAAGCAAGATTTCATGGTCCGACACGGAAATGGGAACTGATTAACTATTAGGAgcattttagtcttttaaaaagCGTcatgagatgaaaaaaaatcaaaatcatttatttcaTAGCAACCTACCAAACAACCATTCGTTATTTATACAAGAGTGGTGATAATTTGACATTACAAAAGACAAATGAAtgtcaaacatttttaaagaGACTGGCAAacaaactttttcctttttacaagTTTCAGCTTAACacatttcaataaatataacaagGATATCAAGGATATAATGATGTTGAAGAtgacataaatattaattaattaattaattattaataataataataataataataataatgaaatcgATGATAAGAAAttttgacaataataataatattgaaagtAATGGTAATTGTCATAACAAATTTAGAACTCTAATACTAGTAATAATTGGTATGATAGTGATGAAAATGATCGTAACTAAATTTTATAACGGCAAAAAGGTAATCTTAAACGATGATGACGTGATGAGagtaataataatcataatcaaaTACTAAAAAGAGTGAGAGAAAGATAAGATATTTTATACCTTatcattttttaactaaattttcttctttaagataaaaagaatatattgcATTGGCAATATATTAtgggaaatgatactttgacactaTCTgggtgacaaattttttacaccaatGACATGTGTCAGCTTCTCATTGGTTCAcccttaagaaaataaaataaaaaattaaatgacgtGGAAAATGAAGGGCGGTAGCAGAAATTGGAAGGAAACATTTTccgaaattcaaattcattttcagaTTGCGAGAACGAAACCTAGAGAGAGAAACTCTCCCTCCCAACGATCAAAGCTCCTTCACGACTCCACCGTCGTTCGCCGTTCAACGGCCACTGGAGGTCCACCCAGAGGCGGCGCCGCTGATCATCTTCGCGTCTCTTCCCACCGATCACCTTCGCGTCTCTTCCCACCGGTCATCTTCACGTCTGTTCCAGCGTCAGTCGTGCCGTTTCCACCATCGACGACCCAGAGGCTCTGCCACCGTGGTCGTCGTTCCCTTCGTGTTGACTCCTTCCGTCGGCTTGGCTTGCTTTCTCATTCCACCGTCTTACCCTGCCTTTGGCGAGGTAGGTCTATTTTCGATTTTT
This genomic interval from Vigna radiata var. radiata cultivar VC1973A chromosome 8, Vradiata_ver6, whole genome shotgun sequence contains the following:
- the LOC106770414 gene encoding GABA transporter 1-like isoform X1, translating into MGSTRDLETEKSDSEEAVRGKGTWKQAAFHVATTIATPAAYAPLPFAIASLGWPLGVSSLVSATLATWYSSFLIASLWKWNGEKHFTYRHLAHSIFGLWGYWSIAIFQQVASLGNNIAIQIAAGSSLKAVYKHYHDNGTLTLQHFIIFFGIFELLLSQLPDIHSLRWVNALCTFSTIGFAGTTIGVTIYNGKKIDRTSVSYSLHGSSASKFFKAFNALGTIAFSFGDAMLPEIQNTVREPAKRNMYKSISAAYTVIVLTYWQLAFSGYWAFGSEVQPYILASLSIPKWTVVMANLFAAIQICGCFQIYCRPTYAYFEEGTGFKSNKSSSYFPFRNRLTRLIFTSIYMVLVTLIAAAMPFFGDFVSICGAIGFTPLDFVFPALAYLKAGKTPNNSKLGPFLRPLNILIATWFSLVAVLGCIGAVRFIVEDIKNYKFFHDM
- the LOC106770414 gene encoding GABA transporter 1-like isoform X2, encoding MGSTRDLETEKSDSEEAVRGKGTWKQAAFHVATTIATPAAYAPLPFAIASLGWPLGVSSLVSATLATWYSSFLIASLWKWNGEKHFTYRHLAHSIFGLWGYWSIAIFQQVASLGNNIAIQIAAGSSLKHFIIFFGIFELLLSQLPDIHSLRWVNALCTFSTIGFAGTTIGVTIYNGKKIDRTSVSYSLHGSSASKFFKAFNALGTIAFSFGDAMLPEIQNTVREPAKRNMYKSISAAYTVIVLTYWQLAFSGYWAFGSEVQPYILASLSIPKWTVVMANLFAAIQICGCFQIYCRPTYAYFEEGTGFKSNKSSSYFPFRNRLTRLIFTSIYMVLVTLIAAAMPFFGDFVSICGAIGFTPLDFVFPALAYLKAGKTPNNSKLGPFLRPLNILIATWFSLVAVLGCIGAVRFIVEDIKNYKFFHDM